Below is a genomic region from Phosphitispora fastidiosa.
TGCCTTTATGAATTAACTGGCGGAAAATACTCACCCAGTAATCATGGCTGTGGTCACGACCAATGCCATAAGTGGAAATTGTATCGTGAAAAGCCTTGCGGCAACTGCGATATCTGCCTAGATCCGCCAAAGCACTTTGA
It encodes:
- a CDS encoding RQC domain-containing protein, whose translation is MADLGRYRSCRKAFHDTISTYGIGRDHSHDYWVSIFRQLIHKG